tatggacacgagtgtttaactgggaaatacaccactcgtatttttcatacgagctacatccgggacatggagaaccaaattgatgaactgttttgataaatttgggtatttctttttgtgaatgtgttgatgtaataaaaggaaaatcacacgctggcttgaagatatgaagtttatcttctggtgttgaaaaacctgcatttttcatatgaaattcatcccggatctgagtgacatatttcatgatatttcactccgatgacatcactcccagtgtttcccactgactagatatgcgttgtcaaaatggcaaaccagttcaaaattaaaattcttttgatgcacttgcatttttttgtggatgtgtccatataatataaagaacattacacagtggcacaaagatatgaagtttatcttctcgtgttaaaaatattttcacttgttcacttcgctcacttgtgatatatacactcaccactcaaacataaacgtcatatcttcacgcaactgtgtaatatctatctatctatctatctatctatctatctatctatctatctatctatctatctatctatctatctatctatctatcttaccaTCAGTGTTCTGAAGAGTTATTTACTTACCCATGTGCTAGCTCCTGCGTAAAACAAAGGGAAATGTAATGTTAGATAAAATACAATGAGAAAAACATCTAATTTACAGTCAGTATAGTtgctaaataatcctcactacgaTAACAACTGTTATAGTATAGTAACAGTCACTGTTGTGAATTCATATCTGTACAAGTTGCTGCTTTTAGGCCCTTGTGCAGGTGTGTAGCAGAGTGAAAAACTATCTCGTCTGTCTATCATCTACTTTATTAGCAAACTGTAATCTACTCCTTTGATCCTGAAGCTTATTTTGCTTCTTAAAGTGATATTGAGCCAATCAcagataagtaaataaataaaataaaatttaatttttgcccattcattAATTCATATTTGTACAAGCAGCTGTTTTTCGGCCCTTGTGCAGGTGTGTAGCAGAATGAAAAACAGAGTTACTGTTTATTCAACTAAAATGAACTTCACTCCACCCTGTGTACTGAACCCCATGCTGAATACTGAGTGTGTGTTTCATGTCCTGAGATCAGGAGTTCAGGAACACTTACTCATCTCTAATGTAATCGCCTCTGTTCTGTGTCCATCAGAGACCTGACACAGGTAATGTCTTAATTCTGAACCTGTGCAGTCTCTCAGCTGTAAGGAGACGTTTCCTTTCTCCAGCTCCTGAGTGATCAGACTCGCTCTGCCCTCGTAACCTCTCCCCTTTGTCTCCTGTCTGTTCTTATAGACACAAACACAGTCTGTGCCCTTAAACCACCGGATCTCCATGTTAACAGCACTGACTTCAGGAGACAGACGGCATGAGAGAGTGACAGCGGAGGGATTATAGCCCTTATTATCACTGGGACCAATGAGTATAAACTCATCTGtgtaagaaaacacacacacacacgtgcacagacAGATACACCAGTAGTTTACTCTACAGTGCATTTATGATAAGTTCAAGAAGGTTCAATaactacagtgatgcttgaaagtttgtgaaccctttagaattttctatatttctgcataaatatgacctaaaatatcagattttcacacaagtcctaaaagtagataaagagaacccagttaaacaaatgagacaaaaatattatacttggtcatttatttattgaggaaaatgatccaatattacagatctgtgaggggcaaaagcatgtgaacctctaagattagcatttaatttgaaggtgaaattagagtcaggtgttttcgatcaatgggatgacaatcaggtgtgagtgggcaccctgttttatttaaagaacagggatctatcaaagtctgatcttcacaacacgtttgtggaagtgtatcatggcacaaacaaaggagatttctgaggacctcagaaaaactgttgttgatgctcatcaggctggaaaaggttacaaaaccatctctaaagagtttggactccaccaatccacagtcagacagattgtgtacaaatggaggaaattcaagaccatttttaccctccccaggagtggtcgaccaacaaagatcactccaagagcaaggcgtgtaatagtcggcgaggtcacaaaggaccgcagggtaacatctaagcaactgaagacttctctcacattggctaatgttaatgttcatgagtccaccatcaggagaacactcagtacgtttacatgcacatccaaatcgagctactgtcggtaatcaagcaaagggtcccagcaggggtgccagagaaatccaatcctactgtacatgcacaagtgaaatcgggctattgtataaggtgcattgtgcacccgagccacacgtggcgctacacgacccatcgtgttggtacacttccggttgtcgtcatgaagaagagctatagtgttgccagataccgctgacgtattccagcccaaaacatgttcaaatccgccaaaatgcacttaaaatcccccaatctggcaacactggagttccgtgttcaagctgttaggcttgctctaacagactgtatggctacaaactgtcctgcgcagaccactgttttgtaagacaacttattttgcacaataatatttttctaaagtccattttttgcttacaaaaaaatatttttttttgcttacaatttaacttatgtcttaataaacacacaaaaagttcaattgttttgtttttattgacattcttcagatgttggacatatataacacacacacaaatacaatgacttgtttatgtacacaattcacagctatgcaacagctgtacagatgtatttggtgatacagtaagtgagctaaattttaacagtgcaaacaatgccacaaaaagaaaagattcatgccgttgtcatgattcgttgtcatgccgaccgaggctgttgtttttcccgcttgtggtctcgtcactcgtcacttccggaaggggcagtgctgaagtaagtagctcgactacgtcgctcgatagggtttacatgcactaagtagctcggctacaatcgcataatctatgtcgtgtagctcgattacgagaaatcaagttcggttcaatttcagcctagctaaggtgtttacatgccatttagaacttcgatttcagtcgagcaacggcagaaattcgattttctctatgtgcatgtaaacgcactgactgaacaacaatggtgtgcatggcagggttgcaaggagaaagccactgctctccaaaaagaacattgctgctcatctgcagtttgctaaagatcacgtggacaagccagaaggctattggaaaaatgttttgtggatggatgagaccaaaatagaactttttagtttaaatgagaagcgttatgtttggagaaaggaaaacactgcattccagcataagaaccttatcccatctgtgaaacatggtggtggtagtatcatggtttgggcctgttttgctgcatctgggccaggatggcttgccatcattgatggaacaatgaattctgaattaccagtgaattctaaaggaaaatgtcaggacatctgtccatgaactgaatctcaaaagaaggtgagtcatgcagcaagacaatgaccctaagcgcacaagtcgttctaccaaagaatggttaaagaggaataaagttaatgttttggaatggccaaatcaaagtcctgaccttaatccaatcaaaatgttgtggaaggacctgaagtttatgtgaggaaacccaccaacatcccagagttgaagctgttctgtatggaggaatgggctaaaattcctccaagccggtgtgcaggactgatcaacagtaactggaaatgtttagttgcagttattgctgcacaagggggtcacactagatactgaaaacaaaggttcacatacttttggcactcacagatatgtaatattggatcattttcctcaataaataaatgaccaagtataatatttttgtctcatttgttaaattgggttctgtttatctacttttaggacttgtgtgaaaatctgatgatgttttagctcatatttatgcagaaatatagaaaattccaaagggttcacaaactttcaagcaccactgtacataatatAGATACAGTTTCCCCAGTAAATGTAACTTACTGCTTGCAGCCGCCATCTTTATCTCTTCCAGTCGGTTCAAACTAATAAaatcctaaacacacacacaaagagagagtcATCCTTTTAAAACAACTTAAACGAACACATGGCCACACACTTAATACAGAAATAATTTTAGAAAGCACAGTTCCACAGTGTATTTTGGAGGATTATTTGAACAGGTTATTGTGTAGTTGACTAGCATGCACTTTAGCATGATGCTAACTCATCTTACCTTATCTCCTGTTCCTGATACAGACATCTGTTACTTGACTTGTCTACTGGAGTTGTATCCATAGTTCAGCGTGTTTCACATCAGATCTTTGTCTCATGATAGCTTGATACATAACAGCAACCTGATATAAGTTCCAGAGAAACCACATTTAAGTTTAGTTTACGGGGGAAAAGCCTGTCGTTCTCTCACTGTCACCTTTGTACCAGTTGACTCTCCTTTGACCCATCATAAACTGACAGTGATATCTAACAAAGCCACAGTAGACAGACTCTGTTCGCAGAAAATACTTTCTGAGACAAATTTGACACACAAATACCTAATTTCAACTTCACCTCATGTAATGCAACGCCACTCTCTATATCTGTTTAATACTGCAAATATCCATAGCTGTATTTGGATTTAAACCTGCAGTGGGTGTGTCCGAACCTGGAAGGGATTTTAAGTTAAATATTAACCCTGGCACGACACCCTGAGGTAGAAATGTCAGCAGTGTCAAAATGGTGTGTGAATTCTGCCTCTGACAGATccacaacctcagctacatcactccactTGATAAAAACTGTAGACTTGGGACTGATTTTTAACCCCCACTGCACATATAATCAGTCTGATATCTTTTGTACAGAACATAATTAGTCCTAGTTCTCAAATTATAAATCAACTAATAGCTAGTAAAAGCTTGTAACTAGTAATGTAACCCAGCATGatactgaccaggcagttactaaagacTGAACGAATGAATGCTGTAAATACACAGTACTGCACATTAATGTCAGTAAACATGGTCTTTTTTTATGTCTCCCAAACTTCATATCTGACTGCTCACATGAAAAACCTCCCACTCAAAAAGTGCACCTCTTATTTATAACTGTCTTTGTATCTGTTTAGAACATATGACCAGCTCTTTATGGATAATTTCATTtatagtagctttcggtccactaaacgttGTTGCATCCTTAGTACATTGTTGATAATTCTTGTTACATCTGGAAGGTATTTAATAGTAATTCAGCTGTTTTGTATATTTATGACAGAATTATGAAATAAATTAAGAATCATGgaattctctccccccccccccccccccacacacacacacacaaacaaacacacgtaCAGCAGTGTTATTAACAGGAGATCTGCAAAACTAAGGGATGATAAAAGAATAGAAATGAGACTGTGGCATTATTTGAACCCATGAACAGTGTCCTATAAATGATCTTATGAATGATATGTGGCAGGATATACTGATTAAAAACTGGTTAAAAAGGAAGGTTGAAATCTGTGTAAAATGCcgtgtgaaattaaaaaaaaaaaaatcagtgtgaaATCGATTTAAACAACAAAAGAAAATCTAAATGTAAAACACATAAAGCtgtaccgcctttcagatttttcaagtgtaggtcatcctaagaattttccctgaaacccaattatttttgtttagtggaccaaaagctactgaattcgaatcacagacttccaattttatttgtttaaaaaaaaaagaacaattaatgaatttagggccacatggccctaaattctctgctattttttcttgcttcaccgtgacccaattcaagatactatgtcatgcatcatgtggcaggctttccctgttcacgcaaggcattgtgggatacaaatttgaaacaggaaagggaaatggaggatgtgagtgtgcaaatgaaatgtgaaagaccgactacagtaatggaaagcgagaagaaaagctgttatgttgtgaaggaaaggaaacgcaggaccaaactactaaatatcagtggtcagcaagcacctcggtgtgatcagctgtccgtttagcgacagaatgatgtaactgtcagtgcat
Above is a window of Neoarius graeffei isolate fNeoGra1 chromosome 28, fNeoGra1.pri, whole genome shotgun sequence DNA encoding:
- the LOC132875682 gene encoding butyrophilin subfamily 2 member A1-like — translated: MSVSGTGDKDFISLNRLEEIKMAAASNEFILIGPSDNKGYNPSAVTLSCRLSPEVSAVNMEIRWFKGTDCVCVYKNRQETKGRGYEGRASLITQELEKGNVSLQLRDCTGSELRHYLCQVSDGHRTEAITLEMRASTWEDSGVDQQRREEAAILLFSLQGHGDRDWLNVEFDHSESVDYILVIQVDF